A single genomic interval of Aureliella helgolandensis harbors:
- a CDS encoding ferredoxin--NADP reductase: MKWTPGIIEQKSVWAEGLFTLRIRAPEVQSFEPGQFLQLGMEQPDGHLHRPYSVASPHGELLDFFIVVVPDGRLTPQLWKLEPGNSVDVSKRAAGSFTLSHCPDAKDLWLISTGTGLAPYIAMLRTELPWQRYDRITVVHGVRYAADLAYQPELAQFTATYGDRFHHIPVVSREAAPQALPGRITTCIVNGSLEERAATRFTKDSCIMMCGNPDMLQEMENILGERGLRKHKQKEPGQIVVERYW; encoded by the coding sequence ATGAAATGGACTCCAGGCATCATCGAACAGAAAAGCGTTTGGGCTGAAGGACTCTTCACGCTGAGAATCCGTGCTCCAGAGGTTCAATCGTTCGAGCCAGGTCAGTTTCTGCAGTTGGGCATGGAGCAACCCGACGGACACTTGCATCGTCCCTATAGCGTCGCTTCGCCACACGGTGAACTGCTCGATTTTTTCATCGTGGTCGTACCAGACGGAAGACTCACTCCTCAGCTATGGAAGTTAGAGCCAGGAAATTCAGTCGACGTAAGCAAGCGAGCAGCCGGAAGCTTTACGCTGAGCCATTGTCCCGACGCCAAGGACCTGTGGCTAATTTCGACGGGGACGGGTTTGGCGCCTTACATCGCCATGCTACGCACCGAACTTCCGTGGCAGCGCTATGATCGTATTACGGTCGTGCATGGAGTGCGCTATGCAGCCGATTTGGCCTATCAGCCGGAATTGGCGCAATTTACCGCCACCTATGGTGACCGCTTCCACCATATTCCGGTCGTCTCGCGTGAAGCGGCTCCACAGGCTTTACCTGGCCGCATAACCACCTGTATCGTCAACGGCAGTCTGGAAGAACGCGCTGCAACCCGTTTTACAAAAGACAGCTGCATAATGATGTGCGGGAATCCCGACATGTTGCAAGAAATGGAGAACATCCTGGGCGAACGCGGCCTGCGAAAGCACAAACAAAAAGAGCCGGGGCAAATCGTCGTCGAACGCTACTGGTAA
- a CDS encoding HD domain-containing protein, whose translation MHQPGPSLLDLPELSGNLANSIRIPPELDVPVTSRVMALVETPQMQRLKRITQLGLVGHVYPGATHTRFEHSLGVYRLACEVLRHLLGVDSHFASRVTDHELKIFLVAALMHDVGHWPYCHPLEDLGLPWIPKHESLALAHLSAPEVHSILQSQWGLAPHEVSDFLSEQPTSGVSPVLYNVLNGPVDIDKMDYLQRDSLHAGVPYGRNFDSGRLIKSLCINHDEQSLAITPKGKTATELLVFARYVMFSEVYWHHTVRSATAMLQRLVYSIAQATNAAELGAEALANNWRELWLQQTDSEFAEQMLECSRRIPDLASLACGLFGVDRRLYKRVAQYSHAENPQIHAALAQRPYPHLVQCAAKLAKQLSRGLARPLLATDVLLDAPPVKLEVQFRMGIRLASGTTTDAVFAPLTQQSPVVRALATDQFDSFVKQVRVFIAPDRVQEISFTEESLADSLIAAASSCSTSPH comes from the coding sequence ATGCACCAGCCCGGTCCATCACTGCTTGACTTACCAGAGCTTTCGGGAAATCTAGCGAACTCCATTCGCATTCCACCAGAGCTGGATGTTCCCGTAACGTCGCGTGTGATGGCTTTGGTTGAAACTCCGCAGATGCAGCGTCTGAAGCGGATCACACAACTCGGACTTGTCGGTCACGTCTACCCTGGTGCGACACACACGCGTTTTGAGCACAGCCTGGGGGTCTATCGCCTGGCCTGCGAAGTCTTGCGACACCTGCTCGGCGTCGATTCCCATTTCGCTTCCAGAGTTACGGATCATGAACTCAAAATATTCTTGGTAGCAGCCCTCATGCACGATGTGGGGCACTGGCCCTACTGTCACCCGTTGGAAGATCTAGGACTCCCCTGGATCCCCAAGCACGAATCGTTGGCATTGGCGCATCTATCTGCCCCGGAGGTCCATTCGATTCTGCAGAGCCAATGGGGTCTCGCACCTCATGAAGTTTCCGATTTCCTGTCTGAGCAGCCAACCAGCGGTGTCTCTCCGGTGCTGTACAATGTGCTCAATGGCCCAGTAGACATCGATAAGATGGATTACCTGCAGCGGGATAGTCTCCACGCAGGGGTGCCCTATGGACGCAATTTCGATTCGGGCCGCTTGATCAAAAGTCTGTGCATCAACCACGACGAACAGAGCTTGGCGATTACCCCGAAAGGCAAGACCGCCACAGAGCTGCTGGTCTTCGCCCGCTATGTGATGTTCAGCGAAGTCTATTGGCATCACACCGTTCGAAGTGCCACAGCCATGCTGCAGCGGCTGGTATATTCGATTGCTCAAGCAACCAACGCGGCGGAGCTGGGGGCTGAAGCGTTGGCCAACAATTGGCGGGAATTGTGGCTTCAGCAGACCGATTCGGAATTTGCCGAACAGATGCTCGAGTGTTCGCGGCGGATCCCCGACTTGGCAAGTCTGGCGTGTGGGCTGTTTGGCGTCGACCGCCGGCTCTACAAGCGTGTCGCGCAGTACAGCCACGCCGAGAACCCCCAAATCCATGCAGCACTAGCCCAGCGTCCCTACCCACACCTAGTCCAATGCGCTGCCAAGCTTGCCAAACAGTTGAGTCGCGGTCTCGCGCGCCCGCTGCTCGCAACCGACGTCCTCCTGGATGCACCTCCGGTTAAACTCGAAGTGCAATTTCGCATGGGGATTCGACTCGCGTCGGGCACCACTACCGACGCCGTTTTTGCGCCGTTAACGCAACAATCCCCCGTGGTCCGTGCCTTGGCAACCGACCAATTCGATAGCTTCGTCAAGCAGGTGCGGGTATTCATCGCTCCCGACCGGGTCCAAGAAATCAGCTTTACGGAAGAGTCGTTAGCCGACTCCCTGATCGCCGCAGCGAGTAGCTGCTCCACCAGTCCGCATTAA